A stretch of the Desulfatiglans anilini DSM 4660 genome encodes the following:
- a CDS encoding TolC family protein translates to MKEKREESLMPIPKRLDLNSAIRIALANNPDISISLARMRQSEALIAEAAAAFWPTIGVYGEYLQGNAPSAFLFKKIDQRLLPPDADFNDPGWFENYEAGIQARINLFSGGRDYLRTRMAETGLQIERLDRLSIENALVASVIDGYFNLLAAADFVEVAAESVQTVEAQLRTTQARYRAGGALKSDVLSLDVRLAQAREERIRAENSLSLAEAALANLLGHDPDTRLDLVRHEKVALSVPETYTAALPEALANRPELQVVRRRLVQSRMALDAARADYLPRIDAQGRYYFDDPGVDFERDRENWTLGVMVNWDLFSGFGTRARVRQAGWALQEMLAADRKTTQAIQLDLKKAYLDLAQAKARHEVTLAAEAQANEALRIVKMQYEGGSADITRYLDAELARNRARMLSRAAYYDGEKALTAVGRALGRWGYRNDNRE, encoded by the coding sequence TTGAAAGAAAAACGGGAAGAATCCCTCATGCCCATTCCGAAACGCCTGGATCTGAACTCTGCGATTCGTATAGCCCTCGCAAACAATCCCGATATCTCCATATCCCTTGCGCGGATGCGCCAATCAGAGGCCCTGATCGCAGAGGCCGCGGCGGCATTCTGGCCCACGATCGGTGTTTACGGAGAATACCTGCAGGGGAATGCGCCATCGGCCTTCCTCTTCAAAAAAATCGACCAGCGTTTGCTCCCGCCGGACGCCGATTTCAATGACCCCGGCTGGTTCGAAAATTACGAGGCCGGGATCCAGGCGCGCATCAACCTGTTCAGCGGCGGGCGCGACTATCTCCGGACACGGATGGCCGAAACCGGGCTCCAGATCGAGCGACTGGATCGCCTCAGCATTGAAAACGCCCTGGTCGCCTCGGTCATCGACGGCTATTTCAACCTCCTTGCAGCCGCCGATTTCGTGGAGGTGGCCGCTGAATCGGTCCAAACCGTCGAGGCGCAGCTGCGGACCACGCAAGCCCGGTACCGGGCCGGCGGGGCCCTCAAGTCCGATGTCCTCTCCCTGGACGTTCGGCTGGCCCAGGCCAGGGAAGAACGCATCAGGGCCGAAAACAGCCTGAGCCTCGCCGAGGCGGCGCTGGCCAATCTGCTTGGGCACGACCCGGATACCCGCCTCGATCTCGTGCGGCACGAAAAGGTCGCCCTCTCCGTTCCCGAAACCTATACCGCGGCACTGCCGGAGGCCCTGGCGAACCGCCCCGAACTGCAGGTGGTCCGTCGCCGGCTCGTGCAGAGCAGGATGGCTCTCGACGCCGCTCGTGCTGACTATCTGCCGCGGATCGACGCCCAGGGGCGGTATTACTTCGACGACCCCGGGGTGGATTTCGAACGTGACCGTGAAAACTGGACCCTTGGCGTGATGGTGAACTGGGACCTCTTCAGCGGTTTCGGCACCAGGGCCCGGGTGCGGCAGGCCGGCTGGGCCCTGCAGGAGATGCTCGCCGCCGACCGCAAGACGACCCAGGCCATCCAGTTGGATCTCAAAAAAGCCTATCTGGATCTGGCCCAGGCCAAAGCGCGCCACGAGGTCACCCTGGCCGCCGAAGCGCAGGCCAACGAGGCCTTGCGCATCGTCAAGATGCAGTACGAGGGTGGATCGGCTGACATCACACGCTACCTGGATGCCGAACTGGCCCGCAACCGGGCCCGGATGCTGTCCAGGGCCGCTTATTACGACGGGGAAAAGGCCCTGACCGCCGTGGGCCGTGCCCTCGGACGCTGGGGATATCGGAATGACAACCGGGAGTGA
- a CDS encoding efflux RND transporter periplasmic adaptor subunit, which produces MTTGSDAMRKPSKSRLRWAGFAGGILVLILLMLYMTGFFVPDKVGPGTGPVPARGGAESYPTAVAERSTITEFYEAVGTVRPLTETRIESLVHARIREILVRPGDRVEQDEPLVLLDSREIEARLEQTREAYGAAQARAAGARQEILAAEAVLEQAQAHHRRIEAYAAAEAATAQDLEQALSSFQQAKARREQAGQALAEAQAAARQAEEAVRAADVHLGYTRILAPEDGQIVERLADPGDLALPGKTLLTLQTPGRLRIEAYVREGLLPWVRIGQELACVIPALGRRLQVEIQEIVPAADPSTRSILVKAALPSDPSLFPGMFGRLLVPVKERPAILIPCAAPRTVGQLHTVLIQKDGRWQEVLIKTGPIHGDRIEVLAGLEGGEVLAVRGERQ; this is translated from the coding sequence ATGACAACCGGGAGTGACGCGATGCGCAAGCCGTCGAAAAGCCGCCTCCGATGGGCTGGTTTCGCCGGAGGGATTCTGGTCCTGATCCTGTTGATGCTTTATATGACCGGATTTTTCGTCCCTGACAAGGTCGGCCCCGGCACCGGGCCCGTGCCCGCACGGGGCGGCGCCGAATCCTATCCCACCGCCGTCGCAGAACGGTCCACGATCACGGAATTCTATGAGGCCGTCGGAACCGTGCGTCCCCTCACCGAGACCCGGATCGAATCCCTCGTGCATGCCCGGATCAGAGAGATCCTAGTGCGTCCCGGCGACAGGGTCGAACAGGACGAACCGCTCGTCCTGCTTGATTCCAGGGAGATCGAAGCACGGCTGGAACAGACCCGCGAGGCCTACGGCGCGGCTCAGGCGCGCGCAGCCGGGGCACGCCAGGAGATCCTGGCCGCCGAAGCCGTCCTGGAACAGGCCCAGGCCCATCACCGGCGGATCGAGGCGTATGCTGCAGCGGAGGCTGCGACAGCGCAGGACCTGGAGCAGGCCCTTTCGAGCTTTCAGCAGGCCAAAGCCAGACGGGAGCAGGCCGGGCAAGCCCTGGCCGAGGCCCAGGCCGCCGCTCGGCAAGCTGAGGAGGCCGTCCGGGCCGCCGACGTCCACCTGGGATACACCCGCATTCTGGCGCCGGAAGACGGGCAGATCGTCGAGCGGCTCGCCGACCCCGGCGATCTCGCCCTCCCGGGCAAGACCCTTCTGACCCTGCAAACGCCGGGGCGTCTGCGAATCGAGGCCTATGTCCGCGAAGGACTGCTGCCATGGGTCCGCATCGGCCAGGAGTTGGCCTGCGTGATCCCGGCTCTCGGGCGGAGGCTGCAGGTGGAGATTCAGGAGATCGTTCCCGCCGCCGACCCCTCCACCCGGTCGATCCTGGTCAAAGCGGCCCTGCCCTCAGATCCCTCGCTTTTCCCTGGCATGTTCGGCCGCCTCTTGGTGCCGGTCAAGGAAAGACCGGCGATCCTGATCCCGTGCGCCGCCCCGCGCACGGTCGGGCAGCTTCACACCGTCCTGATCCAGAAGGACGGCCGATGGCAGGAGGTCCTGATCAAGACCGGCCCCATTCATGGCGATCGCATCGAGGTCCTCGCCGGGCTCGAAGGCGGAGAGGTACTCGCCGTGCGGGGTGAGCGGCAATGA
- a CDS encoding efflux RND transporter permease subunit, whose amino-acid sequence MNDLETTPKGFIPLVVKQFLNYRLSILFLVFAMAAGVVAVLITPREEEPQIVVPMADVFVHAPGATAQEVEKLVATPLERLLWQIEGVEYVYSMSRRDMAVVTVRFFVGEHRENSLVKLHNKIAMNIDAAPPLVRGWVIKPVEIDDVPILNLTLHSERYNDHALHRIGEEVLARLAEVPDISRTGVVGGRAREVRVEVLPENLAAFGISLLQVVHALEATDAAVTAGTIVRNNHEITVTSDAFVADAREVENLVVGVHDGKPVYLRDLGAVSDSPEEPVRHARFGLSYAEAERLGLESGPVTHSAVTLALAKKRGTNAVDVARNILERMETLKKTVIPDGVEVVVTRNYGRTAQQKVDELLSSLVFAILTVVGLLALTLGWRESLVVAVAVPLSFALALFVNYLFGFTINRVTLFALILSLGLVVDDPIINVDNIQRHILAGRRKPDMATLFAVKEVLPPVIMSTLAIIVSFTPLFFITGMMGPYMAPMAANVPLTVSFSTVCALTVVPWLSWVLIRKRAPQSPGEAEVETDAAPGWIRRVYRRITGPFLASRPMRWALALAVVLLLCVSAALALFRQVPLKMLPFDNKDEFQVVIDMPEGTPLEATDRVVRAFEDYLREVPEVTHFVSYVGTGSPMDFNGMVRHYYLRETGNLADIRVNLADKKRRVQQSHTILLRIRKDLEDLARREGAHIKLVEVPPGPPVLSTIVTEIYGTPDQTYAELIMAGKQVQEVMAEEPFVVDIDDSTETPRQRLDFQPDKAKAALHGVSTHQIAQTLRTALEGGQPATVHLAGERQPLSIRIVMPKEKRSDTEHLAGLPILTAEGTQVPLGELGVFKAVAEDQPIYHKNLERVVFVYAETAGRPPATAILDMQGELRKKPLPDGIRAEWAGEGEWKITLDVFRDLGIAYAAAMLGIYILLVIQMSSFFLPLLIMISVPLTLIGIMPGFWFLNLAFAPPVEGFQNPVFFTATSMIGMIALGGIVIRNSLVLIEFIQDALKQGVSLKDAVLESGAARMRPILLTAATTALGAWPITLDPIFSGLAWALIFGLVASTFFTLVVVPVAFYALNLKTHRPE is encoded by the coding sequence ATGAACGATCTCGAAACCACCCCGAAGGGTTTTATCCCCCTCGTCGTCAAGCAGTTTCTGAATTACCGTCTTTCCATCCTGTTCCTGGTCTTCGCCATGGCCGCCGGCGTGGTCGCCGTCCTGATCACTCCGCGCGAGGAGGAACCCCAGATCGTGGTTCCCATGGCCGACGTCTTCGTACACGCCCCGGGCGCAACCGCCCAGGAGGTGGAAAAACTCGTCGCCACACCCCTCGAACGGCTTCTTTGGCAGATAGAGGGCGTCGAATACGTTTATTCCATGTCCCGCCGGGACATGGCCGTCGTGACCGTGCGCTTCTTTGTGGGGGAACACCGCGAAAATTCCCTCGTCAAGCTGCACAACAAGATCGCGATGAATATCGACGCGGCGCCCCCCCTCGTCCGTGGCTGGGTCATCAAACCGGTCGAAATCGATGACGTTCCCATCCTCAACCTGACCCTGCACTCCGAACGGTACAACGATCACGCCCTGCATCGAATCGGGGAGGAGGTGCTGGCCCGCCTCGCCGAGGTCCCGGACATTTCACGGACAGGGGTTGTCGGCGGCCGGGCCCGTGAGGTCCGGGTGGAGGTTTTGCCGGAAAACCTGGCCGCCTTCGGCATCTCGCTGCTGCAGGTGGTCCACGCGCTCGAAGCCACCGACGCCGCAGTCACCGCCGGGACGATCGTACGCAACAACCATGAGATCACCGTGACGAGCGACGCATTCGTCGCCGACGCCCGTGAGGTGGAAAACCTTGTCGTGGGCGTGCACGACGGGAAACCGGTCTACTTGCGCGACCTTGGCGCCGTTTCCGACAGCCCCGAAGAACCGGTCCGACACGCCCGCTTCGGCCTGTCCTACGCCGAAGCGGAACGCCTCGGCCTCGAGTCCGGGCCCGTCACCCACTCCGCCGTCACCCTGGCCCTCGCCAAGAAACGGGGAACCAATGCCGTCGATGTCGCCCGAAACATCCTCGAGCGTATGGAAACGCTCAAAAAAACGGTCATCCCGGACGGGGTCGAGGTGGTCGTGACCCGCAACTACGGCCGGACGGCGCAGCAGAAGGTCGACGAACTGCTCAGTTCCCTCGTCTTCGCCATCCTGACGGTGGTCGGCCTCCTGGCCCTCACGCTCGGCTGGAGGGAATCGCTCGTCGTAGCCGTGGCGGTTCCGCTCAGTTTCGCCCTGGCGCTTTTCGTCAACTACCTCTTCGGCTTCACCATCAACCGGGTCACGCTCTTCGCGCTCATTCTCTCGCTCGGCCTGGTGGTGGACGACCCGATCATCAATGTCGACAACATCCAGCGCCACATCCTCGCAGGACGCAGAAAACCCGATATGGCGACCCTCTTCGCGGTCAAGGAGGTCCTGCCGCCTGTCATCATGTCCACCCTGGCGATCATCGTCTCGTTCACCCCTCTTTTCTTCATCACGGGGATGATGGGCCCCTACATGGCGCCCATGGCCGCCAACGTGCCCCTGACCGTCTCTTTTTCCACCGTTTGCGCCCTGACCGTGGTCCCCTGGCTGAGCTGGGTCCTGATCCGCAAACGGGCGCCGCAATCGCCGGGCGAGGCGGAGGTGGAAACCGACGCGGCACCCGGATGGATCAGGCGGGTTTATCGGCGGATCACCGGTCCGTTCCTCGCCTCCCGGCCCATGCGCTGGGCGCTGGCACTCGCCGTCGTTCTGCTGTTGTGCGTCTCGGCGGCATTGGCGCTCTTCAGGCAGGTGCCGCTCAAGATGCTGCCTTTCGACAACAAGGATGAATTTCAGGTCGTGATCGACATGCCCGAGGGCACACCGCTCGAGGCCACCGACCGGGTGGTGCGGGCCTTCGAGGACTACCTGCGCGAGGTCCCCGAGGTCACCCACTTCGTCTCCTATGTGGGGACCGGATCTCCCATGGATTTCAACGGGATGGTCCGGCATTATTACCTCCGTGAGACCGGCAACCTGGCCGACATCCGCGTCAATCTGGCGGACAAGAAGCGGCGGGTGCAGCAAAGCCACACCATCCTTCTCCGGATCCGAAAAGACCTGGAAGATCTCGCCCGCCGCGAGGGGGCCCACATCAAGCTGGTGGAAGTCCCCCCCGGCCCCCCGGTCCTTTCCACGATCGTCACCGAGATCTACGGCACGCCCGACCAGACCTACGCGGAACTGATCATGGCCGGCAAGCAGGTCCAGGAGGTGATGGCAGAGGAGCCGTTCGTCGTGGACATCGACGACAGCACCGAAACCCCGCGCCAGCGCCTGGACTTCCAACCCGACAAGGCCAAGGCCGCTCTGCATGGCGTCTCGACCCACCAAATCGCCCAAACCCTGCGTACGGCGCTCGAGGGGGGGCAACCCGCGACCGTTCACCTGGCTGGAGAGCGTCAACCCCTTTCCATCCGGATCGTGATGCCCAAAGAGAAGCGATCGGACACCGAGCACCTTGCAGGCCTCCCGATCCTGACCGCGGAAGGGACGCAGGTTCCGCTGGGAGAACTGGGTGTTTTCAAGGCCGTGGCCGAGGACCAGCCCATCTATCACAAGAACCTCGAGCGGGTGGTGTTCGTCTATGCGGAAACGGCAGGAAGGCCCCCGGCCACCGCCATCCTCGACATGCAAGGCGAGCTCAGGAAGAAGCCCCTTCCTGATGGGATTCGAGCCGAATGGGCCGGCGAAGGGGAGTGGAAGATCACCCTCGACGTCTTCAGGGACCTCGGAATCGCATACGCCGCGGCAATGCTGGGCATATACATCCTGCTCGTGATCCAGATGAGCTCGTTCTTCCTTCCGCTCCTGATCATGATATCGGTCCCCTTGACGCTGATCGGCATCATGCCCGGCTTCTGGTTTCTCAATCTCGCCTTTGCGCCGCCGGTGGAAGGGTTCCAGAACCCCGTTTTTTTCACAGCGACCAGCATGATCGGTATGATCGCCCTCGGAGGGATTGTCATCCGCAACTCCCTCGTCCTGATCGAGTTCATTCAGGACGCCCTGAAACAGGGCGTCTCGTTGAAGGACGCCGTCCTCGAAAGCGGCGCGGCCCGCATGCGGCCCATCCTGTTGACAGCCGCCACCACTGCGCTCGGTGCCTGGCCCATCACCCTGGACCCGATCTTCAGCGGCCTGGCGTGGGCCTTGATCTTCGGTCTGGTCGCTTCGACCTTTTTCACCCTGGTTGTCGTTCCCGTGGCCTTTTACGCCCTGAACCTCAAAACCCATCGACCGGAATGA
- a CDS encoding bifunctional folylpolyglutamate synthase/dihydrofolate synthase, producing MQPSSYQEALGSLYRLQKFGIKFGLSQTAHLLEAFGNPHLGERYVHIAGTNGKGSVSVFLAAILEEAGYRVGFYSSPHLVRFTERFRINGAEMSPQEAVSLIGETLGAIVPEEPPTFFEAVTAMALVYFKRRQTDLAILEVGMGGRLDATNLITPLVSAITNISLEHQAYLGRTLRQIAWEKAGIIKPGVPVFTAAQQPAVLSVFEGIARQKGAPLYRIGKEIRYRKTSRGLNFYGRFQSLRDLQLGLRGCYQSRNAALALALAEELREAGWAVSEDHMRRGLQKAFWPGRMHVVSEEPVIILDGAHNPAAMRHLAAAVQSEFPGRRLILVIGIMEDKDIPGVLSGILPISSYVIYTRPVYARAADPKQLMSAAGTHAPPGETAGSIPEAIARARSLAGKEDVILICGSLFTVGEALVVFDPLKNQPDPP from the coding sequence ATGCAACCATCATCCTACCAAGAAGCGCTCGGTTCCCTTTACCGACTGCAGAAGTTCGGCATCAAGTTCGGGCTGTCCCAGACGGCCCATCTCCTCGAGGCCTTCGGAAACCCGCATCTCGGCGAGCGATACGTCCACATCGCGGGTACGAACGGCAAGGGGTCCGTCTCCGTGTTCCTTGCCGCCATCCTCGAGGAGGCGGGATACCGTGTCGGATTTTATTCATCCCCGCATCTCGTTCGCTTCACGGAGCGCTTCCGCATCAACGGCGCAGAGATGTCCCCGCAGGAGGCGGTTTCACTGATCGGAGAAACCCTCGGGGCTATCGTTCCCGAGGAGCCGCCGACCTTCTTCGAAGCGGTGACTGCCATGGCCCTGGTCTATTTCAAACGCCGCCAAACGGATCTCGCCATCCTCGAAGTAGGGATGGGCGGACGGCTGGATGCCACCAACCTCATTACGCCCCTTGTTTCGGCCATTACCAACATCTCCCTGGAGCACCAGGCCTATCTGGGAAGGACGCTCCGGCAGATCGCCTGGGAAAAGGCAGGCATCATCAAGCCCGGTGTGCCCGTATTCACGGCCGCCCAACAGCCTGCCGTCCTCTCCGTCTTCGAAGGCATCGCCCGGCAAAAGGGGGCTCCCCTGTATCGGATCGGCAAAGAAATCCGCTACCGCAAAACGTCGCGCGGTCTCAACTTTTACGGCCGCTTTCAGTCCCTCCGAGACCTGCAGCTCGGCCTCAGAGGCTGCTATCAAAGCCGGAATGCCGCCCTTGCCCTTGCGCTGGCCGAAGAGCTGCGGGAGGCGGGGTGGGCGGTTTCAGAGGATCACATGCGCAGGGGCCTTCAAAAGGCCTTCTGGCCCGGCAGGATGCACGTGGTATCGGAGGAGCCCGTCATCATCCTGGACGGGGCGCACAACCCGGCCGCCATGCGGCACCTGGCCGCGGCGGTCCAGTCGGAATTCCCCGGCAGGCGCCTGATCCTCGTCATCGGCATCATGGAGGACAAAGACATCCCCGGCGTCCTCTCCGGCATCCTCCCCATCAGTTCGTATGTCATCTACACACGGCCGGTCTATGCCCGAGCGGCCGACCCGAAACAGCTCATGTCGGCGGCGGGGACCCATGCGCCTCCCGGGGAAACCGCCGGCTCCATCCCGGAAGCCATCGCCAGGGCGCGTTCACTGGCCGGAAAAGAGGATGTCATCCTGATCTGCGGCTCCCTTTTTACCGTCGGGGAGGCCCTCGTCGTCTTCGACCCCCTCAAGAACCAACCTGATCCGCCCTAG
- a CDS encoding LPS-assembly protein LptD, translating into MHHTGTPRLIAILLTAGLFLSTMAAGTSSGWCQEWGRRVDTVVSPDIPWEIFGDELGYDNRTQQYRAKGNVIITKGAQSLYADEAFYDQRTGIAEVWGNVRLRSGGDTFTGDHAVFNLQTQTGSITNGVLFLKQNHVYISGKHMEKVGPDTYLIHEARLTTCDGPDPAWFITGSKVKVTVEGYGTVEGASFRVKDLPVLYLPYMIFPAKTKRQTGLLPPRIGYSSLNGADIEIPFFWAISDQADATFYQRYLSQRGYMQGVEFNYILDPRSKGTFLADVLSDDESPKNMTDSDSLDVSPLPRTNETRYWLRGRADQALPAGMMAKADLDYVSDQDYLREFDDGPIGFDARPDLADDWGRPLDDRYAALRRSAVRLARDGSSYSLQGGTAYYQRPENLAADRTAQPLGDLYFNMLPRKYFDFPMFTALGSDYTYVWRDAGDTGHRLSLAPEARFPFFPGRYLEFEPSVRYIYNARWVERESTGENDRNSNQAYELAAELSTNLDRIYPIDWMGARKLKHKIRPSFAYRYRSLKEEKQAVPWFEDIMRERPANVFEVSLENFLDARLEDEKGAVSYRQWATFDLTQGYDIGEARHPDDPYDERPFTPLEADLVLRPLPRVDLRGNAQWDHYDKEIVSTTVSLDMALDRRNGLRDYYRLDYVYRRDGQQDLNFLVDVNLFYGLWAGTSLERNIEEKENISSRYWVGYRSQCWATSLFLENTDADSRVGIMIELFGLGEIGAHSSWTRVEDNRD; encoded by the coding sequence ATGCATCATACCGGCACACCCCGGCTCATCGCGATTCTCCTCACCGCCGGTCTTTTCCTGTCCACGATGGCGGCCGGAACCTCCTCCGGCTGGTGCCAGGAGTGGGGCAGGCGGGTCGATACGGTCGTGTCGCCGGACATCCCGTGGGAGATCTTCGGAGATGAACTCGGTTACGACAACAGGACTCAGCAGTACAGGGCCAAAGGCAACGTCATCATCACCAAAGGGGCCCAGTCGCTTTATGCCGACGAAGCCTTTTACGACCAGAGGACCGGCATCGCCGAGGTCTGGGGCAACGTACGGCTCAGGAGCGGCGGAGACACCTTCACCGGAGACCACGCGGTTTTCAACCTGCAGACCCAGACCGGGAGCATTACGAACGGCGTTCTTTTTCTCAAGCAAAACCACGTCTACATCAGCGGAAAACACATGGAAAAGGTCGGCCCGGATACCTACCTGATCCACGAGGCCCGGCTGACGACCTGCGACGGCCCGGACCCGGCCTGGTTCATCACAGGCAGCAAGGTCAAGGTCACCGTGGAGGGATACGGGACGGTCGAAGGCGCCTCCTTCCGCGTCAAAGACCTGCCGGTGCTTTATCTTCCCTACATGATCTTTCCCGCCAAGACCAAACGCCAGACCGGGCTGCTTCCGCCGCGCATCGGCTACTCGAGTCTGAACGGAGCCGATATCGAAATTCCCTTCTTCTGGGCCATCTCGGATCAGGCCGATGCCACTTTTTACCAGCGATACCTGAGCCAACGCGGCTATATGCAGGGGGTCGAGTTCAACTACATCCTGGACCCCCGCTCGAAGGGAACCTTCCTGGCGGATGTCCTCTCCGACGATGAAAGCCCCAAGAATATGACCGACAGCGATTCCCTGGATGTCAGTCCGCTGCCGCGCACCAACGAAACCCGCTACTGGCTGAGGGGGCGCGCCGACCAGGCCCTCCCGGCAGGCATGATGGCAAAAGCGGATCTGGACTACGTGAGCGATCAGGACTACCTGCGGGAATTCGATGACGGTCCGATCGGCTTCGATGCCAGGCCCGATCTTGCAGACGATTGGGGGCGGCCTCTCGACGATCGGTACGCGGCCCTGCGCCGTTCGGCCGTGCGACTCGCTCGGGACGGCAGCAGCTACAGCCTTCAGGGTGGAACCGCCTACTATCAGCGGCCCGAAAATTTGGCCGCCGATCGGACCGCGCAACCGCTGGGGGATCTCTATTTCAATATGCTGCCGCGCAAATATTTCGACTTCCCCATGTTCACCGCCCTCGGCTCCGACTACACCTACGTCTGGCGGGATGCCGGGGACACGGGGCATCGTTTGTCTCTCGCCCCCGAGGCCCGGTTTCCCTTTTTTCCGGGGCGTTATCTGGAATTCGAGCCCTCCGTGCGCTACATTTACAACGCCCGATGGGTCGAGCGCGAATCCACCGGCGAGAACGACCGGAATTCCAATCAGGCCTACGAACTGGCAGCCGAGTTGTCCACCAACCTGGACCGGATCTATCCGATCGACTGGATGGGGGCCAGGAAGCTGAAGCACAAGATCAGGCCCTCTTTCGCCTATCGATACCGCTCCTTGAAGGAAGAAAAGCAGGCCGTGCCCTGGTTCGAAGACATCATGCGCGAGCGACCGGCCAACGTGTTCGAAGTCAGCCTCGAAAATTTTCTGGATGCCCGCCTGGAAGACGAAAAAGGAGCGGTTTCCTACCGCCAATGGGCCACCTTCGACCTGACGCAGGGATACGATATCGGCGAGGCCCGTCACCCCGATGATCCATACGATGAACGGCCGTTCACCCCCCTCGAGGCGGACCTCGTCCTGCGTCCCCTCCCCAGGGTGGACCTGCGGGGAAATGCCCAGTGGGATCATTACGACAAGGAAATCGTTTCGACGACCGTTTCGTTGGATATGGCCCTCGACAGGCGCAACGGTCTGCGCGACTATTACCGGCTCGACTACGTGTACCGGCGCGACGGGCAACAGGACCTGAATTTCCTGGTGGACGTGAACCTTTTTTACGGCCTGTGGGCGGGGACATCCCTCGAGAGAAACATAGAGGAAAAGGAAAACATCTCCAGCCGTTATTGGGTGGGCTATCGAAGCCAATGCTGGGCCACGAGCCTCTTTCTGGAGAACACCGACGCCGACTCACGGGTGGGGATCATGATCGAACTTTTTGGCCTCGGAGAAATCGGTGCACACAGCTCGTGGACGCGGGTCGAAGACAACCGCGACTAG
- a CDS encoding DUF368 domain-containing protein has protein sequence MDNHKRPGASYGSMALLREDALLALKGVCMGAADVVPGVSGGTMAFILGIYERLIHAIRSFDAEALKMILKGNFRGAADHVAWRFLLALGIGILTAIFSLARLLSWLLRDHPIFIWSFFFGLIVASVVVVGRRVSAWRPLLFVTFIGGLLGAYWLVGLVPVAPPDAPWYLFMSGAVAICAMILPGISGSFVLVLLGKYQTVLDAVNERDMVVLGLLALGACVGLAAFSRLLGWLLDRYHDAMVAVLTGLMLGSLRKVWPWKEAAAQINALPPQWNGEVLGALLLMMVGFVLVLGLDRLAVRSA, from the coding sequence ATGGACAACCACAAGAGGCCGGGAGCCTCGTACGGTTCGATGGCGCTTTTGAGGGAGGATGCGCTGCTGGCGCTCAAGGGCGTCTGCATGGGTGCCGCCGATGTGGTTCCGGGCGTTTCCGGCGGGACCATGGCCTTCATTCTCGGGATTTACGAAAGATTGATCCATGCGATTCGTTCCTTTGACGCAGAAGCGCTGAAGATGATTCTCAAGGGGAATTTCAGAGGGGCCGCCGACCATGTCGCCTGGCGCTTTCTTCTGGCCTTGGGGATCGGTATCCTGACTGCGATTTTTTCCCTGGCGCGTCTCCTGAGCTGGCTTCTTCGGGATCATCCGATCTTCATCTGGTCCTTTTTTTTCGGCCTCATCGTGGCGTCCGTCGTGGTCGTCGGCCGCCGGGTCTCGGCATGGCGCCCCCTGTTGTTTGTGACGTTCATTGGAGGGCTCTTAGGCGCCTACTGGCTGGTGGGCCTCGTGCCGGTCGCTCCGCCCGACGCGCCCTGGTATCTTTTCATGAGCGGTGCGGTCGCCATCTGTGCCATGATCCTTCCGGGGATTTCAGGTTCTTTTGTCCTGGTGCTGTTGGGCAAATACCAGACCGTGCTCGATGCCGTCAACGAGCGTGACATGGTGGTCCTTGGTCTGCTGGCCCTGGGTGCCTGCGTCGGGCTCGCTGCGTTTTCGCGTCTTCTCGGTTGGCTGCTCGATCGGTACCATGATGCCATGGTAGCGGTCCTGACAGGTCTGATGCTCGGGTCGCTCCGCAAGGTGTGGCCTTGGAAGGAGGCCGCTGCGCAGATCAACGCGCTTCCTCCTCAGTGGAATGGAGAGGTTCTGGGGGCCTTGCTGCTGATGATGGTGGGGTTTGTGCTCGTTCTGGGGTTGGATCGATTGGCGGTCCGATCGGCCTAG